A genome region from bacterium includes the following:
- a CDS encoding Ppx/GppA family phosphatase, which produces MARVVSQLKKMIFTERNSKKHIAAIDIGTNSFHLIVVELLGNGKYRIVDREKENVRLGSGSSDMKMIAPDAIERGVTALKRFSEIAKVYKAPIRAVATSAVREALNQAHFVKKIKDATGINIEVVSGNEEARLIYLGVLQALPVFNHKIIAMDIGGGSVEYIVGVRGEAQYLNSLKIGCIRLTQRFFDKGVIKPKKIQECREYIRGFVSAVAREVRDRKIEFAVGSSGTILNLANMIRANRSGISSDAQLNNFSFTKKELDRVVQNILKAKTVAQRIKIIGLDIKRADIIVAGALVLQESFDLLKIKQMVVSEYALREGIIHDYINSRTNTGGHHPLSNIRYRSVIHLAENFHYDAEHAHQVTRLALSIFDQTVKIHKLGSTEREFLEFAAIMHEVGFFVSHAQHHRHSYYLIRNAELAGFTDQEKEVIANIARYHRKSHPKPKHDGFVNLSIENQRLVCKLAGILRIADGLDRTHSQSITSLRCKIQPKHILIKAHCKSSGTLEQWAVNMKKGLFEESLGRSVTVRIN; this is translated from the coding sequence ATGGCACGTGTCGTTTCGCAACTTAAAAAAATGATATTCACTGAGCGGAATTCCAAAAAGCATATTGCTGCGATTGATATTGGTACTAATTCATTTCATCTCATAGTTGTTGAGCTATTGGGTAACGGGAAGTATCGTATCGTTGACAGGGAAAAAGAAAATGTACGTTTGGGCAGTGGCAGCTCCGACATGAAAATGATTGCCCCGGATGCGATAGAAAGGGGCGTTACGGCATTAAAGCGTTTTTCTGAAATTGCTAAAGTATACAAAGCACCAATACGTGCTGTAGCAACCAGTGCCGTACGCGAAGCGCTCAATCAGGCGCATTTTGTAAAAAAAATAAAAGATGCAACCGGCATAAATATTGAAGTTGTTTCCGGCAATGAAGAGGCACGGTTGATTTATCTAGGGGTGCTGCAGGCATTACCGGTTTTTAACCACAAAATTATTGCAATGGACATCGGTGGCGGCAGTGTCGAATATATCGTTGGAGTCCGAGGGGAAGCGCAATATCTGAACAGTCTTAAGATCGGATGTATTCGTTTAACACAGCGGTTTTTCGATAAAGGTGTTATCAAGCCTAAAAAAATACAGGAATGCCGAGAATATATTCGCGGATTTGTAAGCGCCGTAGCACGGGAAGTACGCGATCGCAAAATCGAGTTTGCAGTTGGCAGTTCGGGTACAATTCTCAATTTAGCCAATATGATTAGAGCTAATAGAAGCGGGATTTCATCGGATGCCCAGCTGAATAATTTTTCTTTTACCAAAAAAGAACTGGATCGTGTAGTTCAGAATATCTTAAAAGCAAAAACGGTAGCGCAGCGAATAAAAATCATCGGGCTAGATATTAAAAGAGCAGACATTATTGTGGCCGGTGCTTTGGTTTTACAGGAATCATTTGATTTACTTAAGATCAAACAAATGGTCGTTTCCGAATACGCGCTGAGAGAGGGTATTATCCATGATTACATAAACAGCCGCACGAATACGGGTGGGCATCACCCCTTATCAAACATTCGCTATCGTAGTGTCATACATCTGGCTGAAAATTTTCACTACGATGCGGAACATGCACATCAGGTAACCCGATTGGCACTTAGTATTTTTGATCAGACTGTTAAAATACACAAACTGGGTAGCACGGAACGGGAATTCCTTGAATTTGCGGCGATCATGCACGAGGTCGGGTTTTTTGTCTCACACGCACAGCATCATCGCCATTCGTATTATCTTATTCGAAATGCGGAGTTAGCGGGATTTACCGATCAGGAAAAAGAAGTTATAGCCAATATAGCGAGGTACCATCGCAAGAGCCATCCCAAACCCAAGCATGACGGTTTTGTTAATCTTTCAATCGAGAATCAGCGTTTAGTATGCAAATTGGCGGGTATATTGCGTATTGCTGACGGATTGGATAGGACGCACAGTCAAAGCATCACGTCGCTAAGGTGCAAAATTCAACCTAAACATATTTTGATCAAAGCGCACTGTAAATCGTCGGGAACACTGGAACAATGGGCAGTTAATATGAAAAAAGGATTGTTTGAAGAATCGTTAGGGCGCTCTGTTACTGTGCGTATCAATTAG